One genomic window of Phoenix dactylifera cultivar Barhee BC4 chromosome 6, palm_55x_up_171113_PBpolish2nd_filt_p, whole genome shotgun sequence includes the following:
- the LOC103695643 gene encoding armadillo repeat-containing protein 6: MGGRTISQQAFDALVTENMDDLGMDPDEALQDAIQTLTLQGVDLSGIIKCLPGVKNVKDNPVIQSLDELKNIADHLVVSKSDDQRVVTADKTLDFDKLVVLLDKLYDLCSVEGSDNASIATRNGGVELLTSICSLLRVKFEMPLLSALKAMSSLLHDFQSTETFWHSGGPAILMDILNGSKSSNVLDSGFAVIAAASTGNEILKEAFIDLKVDELFIQTMREQAKGSMQSLYHAICSLLTPDDNRVLASQVYGYARRFAQIGIVDALVDALREGISSSSLASACSALKALAVNDEICKSISENGGIDATLKCIDDSSEHNDKIIARACCSLMSKLAGSDANKNAIVQKGGLDRLMKLSSRFSEDPSVLQEVMSIVTVLSLRSPENAARAIEAGAGDLAIQAMKKFPASYQMQRQSCLMIRNLVVRNPENRTLLLGNGIEKLIRKAKGSHEICKDAATAALRDLGLNDYNA; encoded by the exons ATGGGCGGGCGGACCATCTCCCAGCAGGCCTTCGATGCCCTCGTGACCGAGAATATGGACGACCTCGGCATGGACCCCGATGAGGCCCTCCAGGACGCCATCCAAACCCTAACCCTCCAGGGCGTCGACCTCTCCG GGATCATTAAGTGCCTTCCTGGAGTAAAAAATGTAAAGGACAATCCTGTCATACAGTCACTAGATGAGCTGAAGAACATTGCTGACCATTTGGTGGTGTCCAAGTCAGATGATCAGAGGGTTGTTACTGCTGATAAGACTCTGGATTTTGACAAGCTGGTTGTGCTTCTTGACAAACTATACGACTTGTGCTCTGTTGAGGGATCAGATAATGCTTCCATTGCAACCAGGAATggaggagtggagctcctaacttctaTATGTTCTTTGCTTCGTGTCAAATTTGAGATGCCTCTTCTTTCAGCTTTGAAAGCAATGAGTTCCCTTCTCCACG ACTTTCAAAGCACGGAGACATTTTGGCATAGTGGTGGGCCTGCAATTCTGATGGATATCCTAAATGGAAGTAAAAGTTCAAACGTTTTGGATAGTGGTTTTGCTGTCATTGCAGCGGCATCAACAGGTAACGAAATTCTCAAGGAAGCATTCATCGACTTAAAAGTTGATGAGCTATTTATACAAACAATGAGGGAGCAGGCTAAAGGCAGTATGCAAAGCTTATATCATGCCATATGTTCCCTTTTAACACCAGATGACAACCGTGTTTTGGCTTCTCAA GTCTATGGATATGCTCGAAGATTTGCTCAAATTGGTATTGTAGATGCTCTTGTTGATGCACTTCGTGAGGGAATCAGTTCATCCAGTTTGGCTTCAGCATGCTCTGCTTTAAAGGCTCTTGCTGTTAAT GACGAAATTTGCAAATCTATATCTGAAAATGGTGGCATTGATGCAACTCTCAAGTGTATAGATGACAGCAGTGAACATAACGACAAGATTATAGCTAGAGCATGTTGTTCTTTGATGTCTAAG CTGGCCGGAAGTGATGCAAACAAGAATGCTATTGTTCAGAAGGGTGGTCTGGATagattaatgaaactatcttccAGATTTTCTGAAGATCCATCAGTTCTACAGGAG GTTATGTCTATTGTAACTGTGCTTTCACTAAGATCCCCAGAGAATGCAGCTCGTGCAATAGAAGCTGGAGCTGGAGATTTAGCTATCCAAGCAATGAAGAAGTTTCCTGCTTCATATCAAATGCAAAGacaatcttgtcttatgattCGCAATCTTGTGGTTAGGAATCCAGAAAACAG GACCCTTCTCCTTGGTAATGGCATTGAGAAGCTCATAAGGAAGGCCAAGGGAAGCCACGAGATTTGCAAGGATGCTGCAACTGCTGCACTGAGGGATCTGGGTCTGAATGACTACAATGCATAA